One window of Pyrus communis chromosome 12, drPyrComm1.1, whole genome shotgun sequence genomic DNA carries:
- the LOC137710994 gene encoding GDSL esterase/lipase At1g71691-like, with the protein MAFKLLVSLLCILIYTAVSQPYSPPYPQELINSISPTLSPSSSSFPPAPTASTESFQATSLVPALFVIGDSSVDCGTNNFLGTFARADRLPYGRDFDTHQPTGRFCNGRIPVDYLALRLGLPFVPSYLGQNGRVEEMIHGLNFASAGAGIIFTSGSELGQHVSFTQQVQQFTDTYQHFIISLGEQAAIDLVSNSVLYISIGINDYIHYYLRNVSNVQNLYLPWGFNQFLASTLRQEIKNLYNINVKKVVVMGLAPIGCAPHYLFQYRVKDGQCIEDINNMVMEFNFVMRYMIEELREELPASNIIFCDVFEGSMDIIKNFARYGFNETTDACCGLGEHKGFVMCLSPDMACNDASNHVWWDQFHPTDAVNAILADNVWNGLHAKMCYPMNLEDMVVLSSY; encoded by the exons ATGGCGTTCAAGCTTCTTGTTTCTTTGCTCTGCATTCTGATCTACACCGCCGTTTCACAACCGTATTCTCCTCCGTATCCCCAAGAACTCATCAATTCCATCAGCCCGACTctctcaccttcttcttcttcattcccTCCGGCCCCAACAGCTTCAACCGAGTCATTTCAGGCGACTTCCCTCGTCCCGGCGCTCTTTGTCATCGGAGACTCCTCCGTCGACTGTGGCACTAACAACTTCCTCGGAACCTTCGCCCGCGCCGACCGCCTCCCCTACGGTCGAGACTTCGATACCCACCAACCCACTGGGAGGTTCTGCAATGGCAGAATCCCTGTCGATTATCTTG CGCTCCGTCTCGGGCTTCCTTTCGTACCAAGTTATCTTGGGCAGAACGGAAGAGTGGAGGAGATGATTCACGGATTGAATTTTGCGTCTGCCGGTGCCGGAATTATATTCACCAGTGGCTCAGAATTG GGTCAACATGTTTCCTTCACTCAGCAGGTTCAGCAGTTCACAGACACCTATCAGCATTTTATAATAAGTTTGGGAGAGCAAGCTGCAATTGATCTCGTCTCAAATTCGGTGCTTTACATTTCGATTGGAATCAACGACTACATACATTACTATTTGCGTAACGTATCCAACGTGCAAAATCTGTATCTGCCCTGGGGTTTCAATCAGTTTTTAGCATCCACATTGAGGCAGGAAATTAAG AACTTGTACAACATAAATGTGAAGAAGGTGGTAGTGATGGGGCTGGCACCGATAGGCTGTGCGCCTCACTATTTATTTCAGTACAGAGTGAAGGATGGTCAATGTATTGAGGATATAAACAACATGGTAATGGAGTTCAACTTTGTGATGAGGTATATGATTGAGGAGCTACGTGAAGAGCTTCCCGCTTCCAACATTATCTTCTGCGATGTGTTTGAAGGTTCCATGGATATTATAAAGAACTTTGCACGTTACG GTTTCAATGAAACTACTGATGCTTGCTGTGGGTTGGGGGAGCACAAGGGTTTTGTCATGTGTTTATCGCCGGATATGGCGTGCAATGATGCTTCTAATCATGTCTGGTGGGATCAGTTCCATCCAACGGATGCGGTCAATGCCATCCTAGCTGATAATGTGTGGAATGGCCTGCACGCGAAAATGTGCTATCCGATGAACTTAGAGGACATGGTAGTATTGAGCTCCTATTGA